Genomic window (Eptesicus fuscus isolate TK198812 chromosome 17, DD_ASM_mEF_20220401, whole genome shotgun sequence):
CTTCAGATCGTGTAAGTCTGAGCATCATCCTCCGGGAATGTTGCATCTACTGGGCACAGTGACCCCTAACTGGCGGACTCCATGAAGCTAGAGAAATGACACATGCCAAGTGTCCGGCCTTGAACTTGGCATAAGTAGAGGCAGCTGTTACTACCACAAGGCCTTTGAGTGCAGCACCAGGCAGGAGTTTCCAGAGCCACCCTTCAGTGCCCTCTGTGCCCACAGTGGCCCTGGCCTCTTCTTTCTaagcctcttccctctggcacaggAAGTGGCCGTGCCTCTGGACTAGAGAAACACTGGCCTCCCCAAAGTGTGTGCTCCAGTTCAGGCCTGGCAGACACAGAACTAGCCCACAGTGGCACCCAGATTTGACCTTCCATCCACTCTGCCCCTAGGCTTACTTTTACTTCTGTCTTCCTTGTACCGTCAAGATGATTCACCGAAACAAAAATCTGCCGTTCCTCTCCAGTTACCCTCACAAGCTCCCATCCCCTTGCAGATAAAGTCCTACTTTTGTGCCCctccatctggccccaggcttctTGAGCGCCCTGTCTCTTGCTCTTCCTTCTCAGGCTCTGTGTTCTGTTTCCCTCAAATCCCAGCCCCAGTGATTCCTATGGGGAATCTCCTCGCCAGCACCTGGCTCAGGGAGGGTCCCACGTGGGTGGCGGGTGAGCAGACGCGCAGGTGCACACCCGCCTCTCCTGTCTTTGCAGGGCCAAGCTGAAGAACAACAACAGACAAGTGTGCATTGACCCGAAGTTGAAGTGGATTCAGGAATACCTGGAGAAAGCTTTAAACAAGTAAGCCCAACAGCCAGAAAGGACTTTCCACTAGAGCCACTGGAGGAAAGCTAAAACTGTGTGAAAGTCCTGAGCGGGCAAAGGTGTGGGGAGGAAGGCCTGCGTGGCGAGGGCCAGGTGTGCTCGTGGGGCAGCGCGTGGGCCTGGGGACGGGCGGGAGGTTTGCCCAGCATGTAGACATCTGCATTTATAGCCTATGGTACGATATCACAGCTTATATTCATTCACCCGGACCCTTGCACATTGGCTGTTTTACAGCTGGGGTTTTTCTGAGAAATTGTATTATCGCCACAGCATTTCCCACCAGTCACTTCCCCTGTGATCATCACAATCATCATCATTCTCATTATCCTTTTTAAAGTCAATCATTACTTAATATCTGTATTTGGTTTGCTTTGGATTTTTCCTCTTCTCCCCTGGGGAGTCTGGGCACAGTCAGGTGATGGCCAAGCATGGAGCTCAGCAAAGTGGCCTTCCTCCAAAAGCGGAGGCATGGAGGGAGACGGGGGCTCTGGTGGGGCGCACCCCTCCTGGAatgagggcccagggcagccctcaGACACTGACCACACTAGACAGCTGCCAGCGCCTCCTCTTTCTAGCGCAgtgcatgggcctctgggctccacacaGAAGCCATCACTGGGGACTGTGCCCAGAGACCCCCTCCTGCCATTCCCGCCTCTCTCTCCTGCCACAGCATGCTTTCACCTCGCTCCGCTCGCATTTCCCTCCGCTCGGGGAGGAGGGTGACCCTGGGGCTGCGGCCCGCAGCACCCTCCTCCCCgtgccctccctcctgctcaggcCCTCTGTGAGAATCTGCTCCAGCCGCCCCCAAAGTGGGGCTGGCCTCCCGGGGCGGGGACCCCATGTCCCCCCTTCCCATGAGAGACAAGTCTCTGCAAACTCAAATGCAGTTCCAATCGGAGAGCTTTCTTGGAGGAACCTGGTTTCAGTGATTGCCTCTGAGGCATGTGTGCCCCGAGGCGCTACACATGCTAAGTTTTCTGAAACCCgaggtgaaaattaaatgaatgaatgagcctcTTACCACTAACTCCTGCTCCTGAAGCCACAGCAGCTCAATCCGAAATGCTGGCAAGGTGAAATGTCCACCCATGAATGTGATCCACAGACGGGCCTGGTGGTGTTTGTAACGTTTTGcaaggcatttttttttatatacgtATTTTTGTGCacacttttttaaacatttctttataaGACAAATGTATTTCAGAATATATTTATACTCAAACAATTCCTACGTTTGAAGTGGAGCCATATGAATGTCAGTAGGTACATTTCTCTATTATCTTAAACTACTGGCAGTTTGTAAAGAGATACATAGAAATGTGATGGAAGCTTTTTAATGTTGGCCACAGTGTATTTTTCCACTTGTACTAAGATTGTATCGAATGTGACATTATATGCACTAGCAATAAAATGCCAATTGTTTCATGGTACAAGCATCCTACTGTATGTGGGAATTTATTGTCCTGAAGTGAACCCGTTAGCTGTTAGACGCGGAGCTCTTACACGTTTCCCGCCTTCGTGACGCTGCGCCGGCCGCGGGGCAGGTGCCGTGGGTCCCTCCGGCCGAGTTCCCGTGTGAGTACCAGCAcatgggcctcgctcaggagcACATGACATCTGCGACTCACGTTTTTgcgtttgtttttttgtttcgtttttttttctttttttaacccaaTGGAAGCAGTGGTGCTAGTTTTCTGGAGAATAATATTGGACTCACTaattcctcttccccttccttctcctcggTTCTCCTAACATCCCCACGTAATCTCTAGAGACTCAACCCTTATAATATCCAGCTCTCACATTTTCCCATGTAAAACTCCCATCCTTCCAGCCCCTGGTTAATATCAAGCTTTCCCAGGAACAGGTGGCCGTATCCCATAAATCATTAAATACCATTCAGCTTGAATCATTTTAATGTGACAGTCATGAGCCAGTTGCTCTAATAAAATTCTGCTAACCAGCTCTCTCCCTCATTCTTCAGACCAGTCTCAGCCATGCCCAGGGGTCTCCACAGGCGTCCGGGAAGGAGAAGGCGGGCTCTGCTGCCTTCTCCCCTCCCGGAAGGCCTACCGGACCCCGGCTCCCGCCTCTGATGTGCAATGCAGAGATGTTTAAGTTAAACGGAGAGCTCAGCTCTGCactggggaggaaggaagcctgggaaagcaggtggggggagacagaagatgcagcccagcctggccctggttagCCTTCACACCCTGTTAGGTGTGAATTCCTTCCCCACGGCCGGCCAGCCGCAGGCAAGGGCGGGAGCCAGGGTCACGTTGGCAAATTGGCGATGGCTCTACTCAGTTCACAGGTGTGGGGAAGCCTCACATTTTGTGAATCAAGGCAAATGTCTACTTTACTTCAAAGAGGTACTGATGGACAGGGCCTTGCCCAGGGGCCTCCAGGCCTGAGGACTGAGTGGCACCAGTCCAGGGGCCAGTGTTAAGTGTTGTGCAGAGTGCGGCAGACTCTTGTTTATTTCAACGTCATTAATGGTTCTACTAATTTTATCTAAGGGGGCGCAGAGAAGAAAAagtggggaaaagagaaaagataggaaaaaagaagcgacagaagaagagaaaggctgCTCAGAGGAGGAAACACTAGTTTCTGCACCTGGAGCTGGACCGCAGTGCGCGCTGTGCCTCCCTCCCAGCGCTTTGTAAATTGGCTCTACCCCCCTCCAGAGCAGACCCTGCCTCGGGGTCGCGCTCACTCCGGGGGGAGCCGTGCTCTGCCATCGCTGTGGCCACGCTGGCCCTGCCTTTTGTGCTTACTGAGACCCTCCCTGGTCTGCTAAATCCTGAAGACAGTAGTCGTGCAGAGACTGAGGTTGGGGTCCGGGGCGTGGAGACCGTGCTCAGGACTCCCTAGAAGAGCCCGGGACTCTCTCTAGAGTGGCCTGGGTCTCCACCGTCCCCCGGCTTCCTgagcctcccacctgcccttcactccctcccttaGAAGGCCCCTGAGCACTCCGGACTCCGGGCTCCCGGCTCCGCACACCTCCAGGCTGCTCCTTCTGAGACCAGATTGCGCCTGCTGGCCACCACGCAACGCAGTCTGCTCGCCCGTGCGGGCCCGGCCAGCGGGgggcccgggcctgtgccctctccttgCTGCCAGCGGTGCTGCCCAGCCAGGCCTTCTCGGGGCAGAGCCGGCCTGGCCCTTCCATTCGAGGTGATAGCGGACTCCTTTGCCCGTGTCCCTtgcctggccctcacccctgcccccgggTGGacttccccagcccctgcccaggccgggCTGTGTGCGGCTGCCCCTCCAGGCTCAGGTGGGTCTCTGTATGAAGTGCTTCTCGGTGCGCCGGGTAATTTATTTTGTGGATTCCTTACACGGGTCCGGCGGTGTGGAGGCGCTTTGTGAAGGGCCAGCAGCTCTGGGGCTCCTAGCTCCGCTCCCCCTCCTCTGGTCTGGAAGAGTCTCCGTGACCCCGCGGTTAGGTTGCAGGACACAGCTGCCTCAGTTCTCACTCCTGGGAAATATCTGCTTAAAGAGACAAGGTTTAAATTCTAGAACTTCGCTCACTGCCCTCCCTACAGaattatgtctgagatttcttgCCAAGTCTCTCTAACTTGGACCGGAAGGGGGGGTCAGGGGAGAGAGCAAGGCCCCGATGTCAGTACTGCTTTGACAAAGGATGCCTTGCCTATCTGCCCTTCTCCCACTCCCAgaacacaccccacaccccacaccccagccccCCGTCACAGTGTATCACAGGGATCCAGACAGACGCAGGGGATGGAGGGCAGAGCCGATGGATTTCAGGAGAAGAGAGCTCAAGGCCCCTGTGTGTCAGCCTCCCCTGTGTCCCAGTGCTGCGCCCCCTGCTGCTCTAAGGTGCCCCTGGTGGTCACAGCTTCCTTCTGCCACTGGAGAGGCTTCGTTGCCATCCTTTTAGCGGGCgagggctcccagcccctcccctgtcgCCAGCCCTGGGGTGGTCGGCCTGTGCCTGGATGCGTGGAAGCTCACATCCTGTgacacccaccccctcctgcctctgagggcatCTGGGTGTTCCCCGGACAGAAGCAGCAGCCGGCCCGGTCGGGGGCCTGGCGCGGCTCTTCCTAATCTGCACAAGCGCCAGCGAGACCGAAGAGCAGGCCTGGCCTCACGCTGTCCTGCGCTCTTTCCACGGTGGGAGCAGCCACCTCTGCCTGGGGAGGGCGACAGGTCCTCCCTGAGACAGGCGAAGCTGCCCTTCAGCAACAGGTCAAGCTGTGGCCAGCCCGAGGTGACAAGCCAGTGCTCAGGGGACAGTGCCCTCCTGTCTCGGGGAGTGGGGGCTGCGGGGACTAAGGGAGCTGGCCCAGTGTTGGGACCTGCAGGCCAGCGTCGTCCGGCCGATACACGACCCCACTGGCCCTGGGCTTCACTGGGTCCGACAAGCAGGCATGGCCCCGGCCCCGCGGAagggcctgggtggctggggaagaGCCGAAGAGCCGGGCCTCCATGCCGAGCCGGGCTGACACTGGGCAGTGCCCACGTGTCTGCCCCAGGTGAGTGGTGTGTGAGGTCTGCAGTGGGCGAAGGCAGGTGCCTGCCCCGTCCTGTGGCCTCTGCTCCGGCCTGGCTCTGTGCTCTCGTTCATCTGCCACGATCATGCTTCTGCCCGTCTgtcctctccacctcccaccttcccGCCACCCTGTGCTTCGCCATGGCCATACTGTCtcaccgccctcccctccccagggcctcggAAGGAGGTCAGGAGCCGCCGCCGCGGTGGGCTGGGCGCCTCATGCGAGGCCGGGCCTCTGCGGGAACCTGCCTTAATGGTGTCTCCCTCTCTTCTTGTTAACAGGAGGTTCAAGATGTGAGAGGCGCAGGCTGGGTCAGCGCCCAGGAGGCCTCCCGGGGGGAGGCCGGGCGAAGCCAGTGCTAGGAAGGGCCCCGTGGTCTCCTGGCGCAGCCGGCGGGGCCCAGTGCGCTCCCAGGGCTTGGTTTTGCACAGTTTACCTTACTTTCACCATTTGATTATGTAGCAAAATATATtcggattttttttgttttgttttttcatttagcTCAATTATCCAATGTCACTGGTGACAAATAGGAACTTAGACAAAAACCATTATTTTATGTGCATTATTTTATCTGTGCCGTGGAGCCCCGGTCTGACTAGGGTCCCTGAGTGTTGTACGCCTCTGAGCTGCACAGGCTGGGACCCCAGGCTGA
Coding sequences:
- the CXCL12 gene encoding stromal cell-derived factor 1 isoform X1 codes for the protein MDAKIVAVLALVLAALCLSDGKPVSLSYRCPCRFFESHVARANVKHLKILNIPNCALQIVAKLKNNNRQVCIDPKLKWIQEYLEKALNKGRREEKVGKREKIGKKKRQKKRKAAQRRKH